A stretch of Paenibacillus sp. URB8-2 DNA encodes these proteins:
- a CDS encoding response regulator, producing the protein MNKPFILVVEDDKPIRKLITTTLETQGYKYHTAETGEASILEAVSKQPDMMILDLGLPDMDGVDIIKKVREWSNLPIIVVSARSEDRDKIEALDAGADDYLTKPFSVEELLARLRVSLRRIRYDSDKLLKDASSFTNGNLKIDYAAGCVWLSQEEVHLTPSEYKLLCLLAKNVGKVLTHNYILHEIWGNHTYDIPALRVFMATLRKKIEKTASQSKYIQTHIGVGYRMLQVGDDG; encoded by the coding sequence ATGAATAAACCTTTCATTCTTGTCGTTGAGGACGACAAGCCCATCCGCAAGCTGATTACGACAACCCTAGAGACGCAAGGTTATAAATATCATACGGCTGAAACAGGCGAAGCATCAATTTTAGAAGCGGTATCCAAGCAGCCGGATATGATGATTCTGGATTTGGGACTGCCGGATATGGACGGTGTGGATATCATAAAGAAGGTACGGGAATGGTCTAATCTACCCATTATCGTGGTCAGCGCTCGCAGTGAAGATCGGGACAAAATAGAAGCGCTGGATGCGGGCGCAGACGATTATTTGACTAAGCCCTTCAGTGTGGAAGAACTGCTGGCAAGGCTTCGGGTCAGTTTGCGGCGAATTCGATATGACAGCGATAAGCTCCTAAAAGATGCATCCAGTTTCACCAACGGGAATTTAAAAATTGATTATGCTGCAGGGTGCGTGTGGCTCAGTCAAGAAGAGGTTCATCTGACGCCAAGCGAATATAAACTTCTATGCCTGCTGGCAAAGAATGTGGGTAAAGTACTGACGCATAATTACATCCTGCATGAAATCTGGGGTAATCATACCTACGATATTCCTGCCCTGCGCGTGTTTATGGCTACCCTAAGGAAAAAAATAGAAAAAACAGCTTCACAGTCTAAATATATTCAAACTCATATCGGTGTCGGTTACCGGATGCTGCAAGTCGGCGATGATGGCTAA
- the kdpF gene encoding K(+)-transporting ATPase subunit F — protein sequence MIWVLATIVAALFVYLTYALINPEKF from the coding sequence ATGATATGGGTACTTGCAACGATAGTGGCGGCTCTTTTTGTGTATTTGACTTACGCGCTAATTAATCCGGAAAAATTTTAG